A section of the Diabrotica virgifera virgifera chromosome 8, PGI_DIABVI_V3a genome encodes:
- the LOC126889266 gene encoding 60S acidic ribosomal protein P1 → MSTSAELACVYSALILADDDIAVTGEKIQTILKAANVEVEPYWPGLFAKALEGVNIKDLITNIGSGVGGGAPAGGASAAAPAAAAAAAPAKEDKKESEPEESDDDMGLGLFD, encoded by the exons atGTCTACCAGCGCTGAACTTGCCTGCGTTTACTCAGCCCTCATCTTGGCCGATGATGATATCGCCGTAACt GGTGAGAAAATCCAGACCATCTTAAAAGCCGCCAATGTAGAGGTAGAACCTTACTGGCCTGGTCTTTTCGCCAAAGCACTTGAGGGAGTAAACATCAAGGATCTAATCACCAACATTGGATCTGGAGTAGGTGGAGGCGCTCCAGCAGGTGGTGCCTCAGCTGCTGCCCCAGCCGCTGCAGCTGCAGCAGCTCCTGCCAAGGAAGACAAGAAGGAGTCTGAACCTGAAGAGTCTGATGATGATATGGGTCTTGGACTCTTCGACTAG